The genomic window gacaaattaCCGACTACAAGGAAACGAAAGTGCTTACGTTCGAACAAAATATTCTCATAGACGCGTGATGTAAAAATAACTAACGCGTGGTCAATGATAACCCATATCTCTGGAAGACAGTTATATTACATTGCATTTAGACGTCAgtttaattatttgaaaactggAGATCCACGACCTAACAAATAGTTTCAACTGACTAAAAGAACGCTTAAAAGttcttctgaaaaaaaatggtgaaattattttaataaagcACGTTAAGAAAGAGGAGGTAATCAAAAGTTGGTCATGTTCAGAGATTTTCATGAGTTTTTCCTCGCTCGACTGATTACGTGAAGGAGGGCAAGGACGCGTAACCTTATTATTGCCTAACCACTCAATATCTACTCGCAAAGAGATTGAGAGTTCTCGATCTTAATTAAAATAATCTAGAATCTAATTGCATTGGAGAACACATGCGCCCGGGATGTTGGATATCAATTAAACTCGAGATCGTAGATTGACGACCCTTCTCCTGAATGATGTGCTTTCACATGTGTTGGCGACTTCCTTTCTAAAATTTGTACGATGATCAAGTATTTATAAATTCAATATCATTggacaaaatcaaaacaaagcaaaacgcGTACATTTTAATCGCCAGGAGGCCTTTTCTTTCTGCgggaaatagaaaataattCAGCACAAGGCTACAATTTGATGACGACATTTCCGTTATCTTTAGGTGCGGAAGACCAAGGGAGTGATTGTCTTTACGTATCTCGTCTCACCGGCAAAGATTCGCCTCAATGTGGCTCTTTTGCTGTGCCCTGCCGGACATTACCACAAGCGCTACTTCTAGTAAACGATGGTGGAAAAATTTGCCTCAATGGAATAAACAGCGAGTCAAATCCATACGAATGTTTGAAAACGGTTGGTCCCAATGGAACGAAATTGAGAGCTGTGGGGAAAAGAGTATCGATACAAGGTGTGTCCTCCCCAGCACATATTTCATGTGGCCTAGTATTTGCATCAAGGTTGAAATATGGCTCTGTCAAGGTTTCTTTCTCGAACCTTGTATTCAACAATAGTGGGTATGGATTAGTTTTCTTTAATGTGCCCTCCTACCATGTCGTCATCTCCGACTGCAAATTTATCAATTGCTATAAGGCCATTTCCATGTTGTGGTATAGAAGTCAGGTTTCTTCTTTCATCAATCAAAAGTCTTCACTTGAGGTTACTGATAGCGAATTCCGCAACAACACATACGGCATAGAATTCGGTCCAAAGTTCAAAAACGGTTCCCATAAAGTTTCTTTGTCAAACCTTCTTTTCGACAATGGCACGTATGGTGTATTCCTGGTCAATGTGTCCTCCTTTGATATCGTCATCGCCAAATGCAAGTTTTTCAACTTCTCAGAGGCAGCCGTTGGTCTGTTTTGGAATGAGATTAAGTACGTCATCCGTGAAAAGAGTAGTCTCGTAGCCACTGATAGTAAATTCCGGTATAATGCAAAATCTATTCTTGTCATGCTCCCTAACGACTTCTTTGAGATGACCGTATCAAGATGTCTTTTCCAGAATGCGAAGGGACGATTTCATGTTATAAATGATGATAGAAGTATAAAAGGTGCCGTGTTTGTCCGTTCCCAAGCTAGTTCCGTTACAACGTATCCTATCCGCGTGTTAGTTTCAATTACTGACTCTATTTTCCAAGACCTGGGTCACAAAGACAACAGCTTCGCTGTATCCGTAAGAGTTGACAACCTCTTTGGTGATGGGAATGTATCATTATTTAACACGTCGTTTCTTAACAACGAAAATTCTCTCTTTGTGCACGGCGGGTTTGGAGTAAATTTGACTCACGTTACGGTTCATTCCACATACGGGTATGCTATCATGGCCAATGCTCCCCCTAAAACATTAATCAAAGCACCAGGTGTAAAGGTCTTCCTTGAAAGGTGTGTCTTGGTGAACAACCGGATTGGCATAAGGATGTCAACGACTACTTGTTTAACTAATACGAACGACTTTTGTTCAACGGGCGACCAAACGCTTGTTGTAAAAAACAGTCTTATACTGGGAGGTAATGAAACATTAGGCACTGGTGATGCAGTCAGATTTGGAATGAGTTTCCCCAAACAGAACTATAGCCGTGCAGTCTTGAAGCCAAGCAAAGAAGAGGTGTATTTGTCGCCAGATTTTGAAGTAAAACTACTTCTTGAAAACGTTACTTTTCAAGGGTTACATGATTGTGCTCTTTCAGTTAGTGTAGAAAGGAATGTTAGTGGACTGATTTCGGTGAAAAACTGCAGGTTTCTTAACAACACTCAGTTTGTGAATCGACTAGATGAACGAGCAATTGTCCAAATCGAGTTTACGAAAGTCGATCCACCCCAATGTCCGCATAgcagaaaaggaaacaaaagtgaGGAACTAATGTGGAGCAAGACATTTGAGTTACCAGTAATATTTGAAGATACTCGATTCGAAAACAACGCTGGTATTGCTGGAACTTTGAACTTGTTAAATGGCAATGCCACGTTGAACAACTGCACCTTTAAAAACAACGAAGGAGTAGCCATGGGAGGTCAAGTGTATCTGAGGACAGGTTTTGGAATTCTAAACATCGTTAACAGTAGTTTCCACCAAACAAGTTCGGCGGAGCGTTACCGTGGATCGAGAACTGGTTGCTTTCTTCAATCTGAGAGCGCTGGTCAGCTGAAAATTGAACAATCTTCTTTTACAGCTGATGACAATAGGCAATACGATCCAATCTTTGCAGCTACGAAAAGCAGTTCCATACTGATCGACGACTCATCCTCCTTTCGATGTCCAAGCGGAAGGCAAATCACTATCGAGAAAATCACCGAAGAAGACGGATTTGAACTTGTGAAGGGAAGTGAAACTTGCTGGATAAGAGTGCAGTATGTCAAATTACTCTGTGAAGAATGTCCAGATGGTTTCTACAGCTTAGAGAGAGGATGGGCCAGTGGCTTCCATGTTCACAAGGAAACCAAGTGCATCAAGTGTCCCTACGGAGCAAAATGTGAGCGTGGAAAAGTTTCAGCTCAAGAAAACTTTTGGGGTTCTAAAGTTAATAGAACCTCATCTACTCTGCAATTCATTCCATGTCCATTGGAATACTGCAAAACTCCAGCTGATTCAACTGCTCACGCGTACAATGGTTGTTATGGTAGCAGGACAGGTGTATTATGTGGCGAATGTGCTGAGGGATACAGTGAAGCCTTGTATTCCACGTCAtgtcaaaaaaaggaaaagtgcCATGATCACTGGTTTTGGTTGGTGAGCCTGATTTACATACTAGCATTTGCACTGTACCTTGTTTTTAAGCCTCCTGTCTTCACGTGGCTGTATCGTCAAGGTGTTTGGTTTAGGAGTACATCCAATTCTAACAGCAGACTGGAAGCACCAAACGGAGATAGCAGAGATAAACACGATGCTGGGTACCTGAAGATCACCTTCTACTTTTATCAAGTTGCCGAGATACTGATGATCACGTCCACAGAGACCACTGCTCACGTCATCCCTTTTGTTACACCAATCGTTGCACTATTTAATTTCCAGGTAAGGAATTTTAAAGGCAGCATTGGATGCCCATTTCCTGGCTTCAATGTTGTCACCAAAGAGCTGTTTTTCTCCTTGAAGTTCCTGGCAACCTTGCTCTCCATTCCCCTGATTTACGCCATCCACCGAGCTATAAGCAGATTCCGCCCCATTCCAAAGCCTTCGCTGAGACTATACCTGGCTGTTGTTCTGGAGACCCTGTTACTTGGATACAAAACTCTCGCGGATACATCCCTTGCTCTTATGCACTGCGTTCCCGTAGAGCTGGAGTGGCGTCTGTTCATAGATGGAAACATTCAGTGCTGGCAGTGGTGGCAGTACTTGCAAATTGTCTTCATCTTGGCATTCATCATCCCCCTTGTACTCGTCCTTTTCTGGGGATCACTGATGCTTTCCAAAGACAAATTGTCCGCCAAAGAGTTCCTGACATCATGCGCATTTCCTCTACCCTTTCTTTTTATCTGGTTGTTTCGTTGTTGCAAGAGGAAAGAAGATACAAGCCAGTATGAATATCTCCCGGGCAACTCCAAGGATACCGATGACATAAAAAGAGTTCTTTACGACCCATTCCGTACAGCTTTTGATGGTGACCACGGAACTTTGTACTGGGAAAGCGTTCTCGTTGGTCGAAGGTTCCTTCTGCTAACCATTAGCACCTTTATCACCGATCCTTTGACAAGATTTGTCTGTTTAGGAATTGCATGTGTTCTGATTTTGGCGCATCATCTCCTTATGAGGCCATTCCGCGACCGCAAGGCCAACATCTGTGAAAGTCTGTCTCTTGTGAGTCTGACTGCTATCTGCACGTTCAACTTGGCTAAAGTTACCATTATCGCCCAAGGGCTCGAGCCTGCTGGACCGAAGCAAATCCTTTTCCATGCTCTGAAGTGGATCGAGGTTGCCCTCCTTGGCTTTCTCCCAGCCATGGCCTTCATCCTTGTGGTTCTTGTGGCTTTATCTCAAGTCGTTCGCCTGCTGTACCATTGCATGAAGCTTTTGCACCGATCAAACACGATCATTGTGTAGCTGAAGATACTGATGACGGATTAAAAGACGCTTCAATGTCGTAATGGTacttttgctgttgttttttctcTTATGTCAGCGTTGTCAGTTTGAGGACATTAAGCTGCATGTGGAGTTTGACTAATTTGATATATCCTTATTGATAAGAGTGTTCAACTAATAGCTTGAGTAGAAGGATTATATCTGAACTTTTCACAGTAAATTTAAAGTGGCAATTCAAAACATTGCCTTAGACAGTATCTTTGTAAAAGTTCATTAAAAGCTTTAAGAGCTTGTACATGTATGCTTTTAAAAGTAGAGAACGAGTTTTTCAGTTAAGCTTGGCTGTCATATCAGCGGTGTTAAAGTgctaggatttttttttcatctgagtAGAGGCAGTTAGATGAGTCTACAAACAGTTTTCCCAAGATTACGTAAAGAACCGCTTCAAATTCGGTGAAAGAATGCCTAGTGGGGAAAACTTAATGACGATTTATTATCGAAGGTTGCCAATCTTTGAGCTTACATGATGTAGATGACGAAGAATTTCTCATAACTTTACCGAAAACCTATTTGGATGAGCACTTGTACAATACTGACCGAGACTAGTTTCCTCTTTGATCTGGAAAcaattttagagcagtttgttaagaagttttgttttctcataCTTGAACTATTGTTAGTTGATTATTCCAAGCTATAAGCTTCTCAAAGGTGTCAGTTTTTCGAGACATTAATCGGCAAGGAAAGTGAATGTCATGCACTTGCATGGTGCATGTTGAAGTCTTAGGCCGTTTTTATTAGCTGATTTTATATAAAGAACCTTGTTTCTAATCGAATTGTATGCGCCATTATTACGCACTCGTTTGCTTGGGGAAACCTCAATCCAGGGGACAGCCCTGACGGGAATTGTCAAAGGCAAGTTGGCTCTGTGAGTTACCTAAGTAACAACTCTGTAGTTATATGGTAATTTACTTCTACGGCGGGCTTATTCTGGATTATTCTGGGTTATAGTTTGTGACTAATGATTTCACATTTCCCCGGACAGAGGTGTCTCAAATGAGGGGTTCCATCGTATTCAAGTCGATTGCAAATTAAAAGCGGCATCACTCTGCAACAAAATATCTGGTGTCCCTGTCAATAAAATACGTAAATAAGCTTGGCCCATCTTCAGTTCTGCAGAAAATCTAGTTTGCTTTCCTTTAGATgctgcattgaaaaaaaaaagaagatactCGGCATTCAATATTCCGATAATTTCTTAGGAtgctttaatttgaaaaaaaaaatttatttcgttGCAAATGGTTTTTACCCTCTTATTGTTATAAGTCGATTAAGCACATTTTCGCGGCTTGAGTATTATCGATCCTTAACGAAAAACCTGCAGTTTTGAGAAATGCTACAGCCGCCGAGTGGTTGAGCAGACCACGGAACCTCCGGAAAATTTGTATGTATATGCAAATTTGTTCACGTTGCGCATTGGGTGAAGTGTTAGGATTCGCATGGAAAGGAACATTCGCGCTCTTAATCTTCAAAATGTCCGGTCCAGTTTTGAATAAGGATAAATTGACCCCACTAAAGAGGTTGTTCTCTTACATCGTGTGAATCGTTTAGGCTGATTTTTGGGAAACTTAGCTCGGTTTTAGTTCAGCTGCTCAGCCCTCTACGTAATCTTTTCCAAGATATGTCTGTGAGTAATGCCAATCAAACGAATCCACTGGAAGCAATACGCTGTGAATTCACGGGTCCGGACGCCCCGA from Pocillopora verrucosa isolate sample1 chromosome 8, ASM3666991v2, whole genome shotgun sequence includes these protein-coding regions:
- the LOC131774051 gene encoding uncharacterized protein; amino-acid sequence: MKELASVFGFVALFFLSCCAEDQGSDCLYVSRLTGKDSPQCGSFAVPCRTLPQALLLVNDGGKICLNGINSESNPYECLKTVGPNGTKLRAVGKRVSIQGVSSPAHISCGLVFASRLKYGSVKVSFSNLVFNNSGYGLVFFNVPSYHVVISDCKFINCYKAISMLWYRSQVSSFINQKSSLEVTDSEFRNNTYGIEFGPKFKNGSHKVSLSNLLFDNGTYGVFLVNVSSFDIVIAKCKFFNFSEAAVGLFWNEIKYVIREKSSLVATDSKFRYNAKSILVMLPNDFFEMTVSRCLFQNAKGRFHVINDDRSIKGAVFVRSQASSVTTYPIRVLVSITDSIFQDLGHKDNSFAVSVRVDNLFGDGNVSLFNTSFLNNENSLFVHGGFGVNLTHVTVHSTYGYAIMANAPPKTLIKAPGVKVFLERCVLVNNRIGIRMSTTTCLTNTNDFCSTGDQTLVVKNSLILGGNETLGTGDAVRFGMSFPKQNYSRAVLKPSKEEVYLSPDFEVKLLLENVTFQGLHDCALSVSVERNVSGLISVKNCRFLNNTQFVNRLDERAIVQIEFTKVDPPQCPHSRKGNKSEELMWSKTFELPVIFEDTRFENNAGIAGTLNLLNGNATLNNCTFKNNEGVAMGGQVYLRTGFGILNIVNSSFHQTSSAERYRGSRTGCFLQSESAGQLKIEQSSFTADDNRQYDPIFAATKSSSILIDDSSSFRCPSGRQITIEKITEEDGFELVKGSETCWIRVQYVKLLCEECPDGFYSLERGWASGFHVHKETKCIKCPYGAKCERGKVSAQENFWGSKVNRTSSTLQFIPCPLEYCKTPADSTAHAYNGCYGSRTGVLCGECAEGYSEALYSTSCQKKEKCHDHWFWLVSLIYILAFALYLVFKPPVFTWLYRQGVWFRSTSNSNSRLEAPNGDSRDKHDAGYLKITFYFYQVAEILMITSTETTAHVIPFVTPIVALFNFQVRNFKGSIGCPFPGFNVVTKELFFSLKFLATLLSIPLIYAIHRAISRFRPIPKPSLRLYLAVVLETLLLGYKTLADTSLALMHCVPVELEWRLFIDGNIQCWQWWQYLQIVFILAFIIPLVLVLFWGSLMLSKDKLSAKEFLTSCAFPLPFLFIWLFRCCKRKEDTSQYEYLPGNSKDTDDIKRVLYDPFRTAFDGDHGTLYWESVLVGRRFLLLTISTFITDPLTRFVCLGIACVLILAHHLLMRPFRDRKANICESLSLVSLTAICTFNLAKVTIIAQGLEPAGPKQILFHALKWIEVALLGFLPAMAFILVVLVALSQVVRLLYHCMKLLHRSNTIIV